A genomic region of Gemmata massiliana contains the following coding sequences:
- a CDS encoding bifunctional SulP family inorganic anion transporter/carbonic anhydrase, which translates to MTSTNGPTGAPLPAGGAALPRDLAAGLVVFLVALPLCLGVALASNAPLFAGVVAGVVGGILVGVLSGSHTSVSGPAAGLTAVVGAQLVALGSFPAFLMALVLAGLIQIVLGIVRGGFIAAFFPSSVIKGLLAAIGVILILKQIPHVVGHDADPEGDMAFQQPDEQSTFSELVEVLGDLHPGAAVIGVLSIALLVVWGRWKVLKTSLVPAPLVVVLLGVGLSFVFRELGGSWAIGSSHLVQVPVAGSAAEFFGFLQAPDFARLARPAVYTAALTLAAVASLETLLNLEAVDKLDPRRRVSPPNRELMAQGAGNVVCGLLGGLPVTSVIVRSSVNIHAGGRTKRATVVHGLLLLGSVALLAPWLNLIPLSCLAAILLVTGIKLASPALVRRMWAEGRAQFLPFVTTVIAIVFTDLLVGVLIGLAVSAAFILWSNARRPIRVITERHLSGEVVRVELANQVSFLNRAALADVLDAVPAGGHVLLDATGTDYIDPDVLELLREFAEQTGPARGVSVSRVGFRSRYRLADQTQFVDYSTRELQAAMTPEQVVQVLKDGHERFRTGQRLTRDLGRQVEATAAGQHPLAVVLSCIDSRTPAELIFDLGVGDVFSVRVAGNVTSRKILGSIEYGCAVAGAKLIVVMGHTRCGAVGAAVDLVCSAQTAAEATGCQHLDHVITAIQRSVDPHVCHRVERMAPAEKQAFVNTVARENVRRSVADLLGQSETLAGLVKQGRIMVAGALYDVATGGIEFLSGASSEPLHAE; encoded by the coding sequence ATGACATCGACGAACGGGCCGACGGGTGCCCCGCTCCCCGCCGGTGGCGCCGCACTCCCGCGCGACCTGGCAGCCGGGCTGGTCGTGTTCCTGGTGGCACTGCCCCTGTGCCTGGGGGTCGCGCTGGCATCCAACGCGCCGCTCTTTGCGGGCGTGGTGGCGGGTGTCGTCGGTGGGATTCTGGTCGGCGTGTTGAGCGGATCGCACACGAGCGTGAGCGGCCCGGCCGCGGGGCTGACCGCCGTGGTCGGCGCGCAGCTCGTCGCGCTGGGGTCGTTCCCGGCGTTCCTGATGGCCCTGGTTCTCGCGGGCCTGATCCAGATCGTTTTGGGGATTGTGCGCGGGGGGTTCATTGCCGCGTTCTTCCCGTCGAGCGTTATCAAGGGCCTGCTGGCCGCGATCGGCGTCATCCTCATTCTGAAACAGATCCCGCACGTCGTGGGGCACGACGCGGACCCAGAAGGGGACATGGCGTTCCAGCAACCGGACGAGCAGAGCACGTTCTCCGAACTGGTCGAGGTGCTCGGCGACTTGCACCCCGGCGCGGCCGTCATCGGCGTACTCTCGATCGCTCTGTTGGTGGTCTGGGGGCGGTGGAAGGTGCTCAAGACGTCGCTGGTGCCCGCGCCGCTGGTCGTGGTCCTCCTGGGGGTGGGGCTGAGCTTCGTGTTCCGGGAACTGGGCGGCTCGTGGGCGATCGGATCAAGCCACCTCGTCCAGGTACCGGTCGCGGGCAGCGCGGCCGAGTTCTTCGGGTTCCTTCAGGCGCCGGATTTCGCGCGGCTGGCGCGCCCCGCAGTTTACACGGCGGCCCTGACGCTGGCCGCGGTCGCGTCGCTGGAGACGCTGCTGAACCTGGAAGCGGTGGACAAACTCGACCCGCGCCGGCGCGTGTCTCCGCCGAACCGGGAACTGATGGCCCAGGGCGCCGGGAACGTGGTGTGCGGGCTGCTCGGCGGGCTGCCGGTCACTTCGGTCATCGTCCGCAGTTCGGTCAACATCCACGCGGGTGGGCGGACGAAACGGGCGACGGTAGTTCACGGACTTTTGCTCCTGGGTAGCGTCGCGCTCCTGGCGCCGTGGTTGAACCTGATCCCGCTGTCGTGCCTGGCGGCGATTCTCCTGGTCACCGGGATCAAGCTCGCGAGTCCGGCCCTCGTGCGCCGGATGTGGGCCGAGGGCCGGGCGCAGTTCCTCCCGTTCGTGACAACGGTGATCGCCATCGTCTTCACCGACCTGCTCGTCGGCGTCCTGATCGGGCTGGCCGTCAGTGCCGCGTTCATTCTGTGGAGCAACGCGCGGCGCCCGATCCGCGTCATCACGGAGCGGCACCTGAGCGGAGAGGTGGTCCGCGTCGAACTGGCGAACCAGGTGAGCTTCCTGAACCGCGCGGCGCTGGCGGACGTCCTCGACGCGGTGCCGGCCGGCGGGCACGTCCTGCTAGACGCGACCGGGACCGACTACATCGACCCGGACGTCCTCGAACTGCTCCGCGAGTTCGCCGAGCAGACGGGTCCGGCCCGGGGCGTGTCGGTCAGCAGGGTCGGGTTCCGGAGCCGCTACCGGCTCGCGGACCAGACCCAGTTCGTCGACTACTCGACCCGCGAGTTGCAAGCGGCCATGACCCCCGAGCAGGTGGTCCAGGTTCTCAAGGACGGGCACGAGCGGTTCCGGACGGGCCAGCGCCTGACCCGGGACTTGGGGCGCCAGGTGGAGGCGACCGCCGCCGGGCAGCACCCGCTCGCCGTGGTCCTCAGTTGCATCGACTCGCGCACCCCGGCGGAGCTGATTTTCGACCTGGGGGTGGGGGACGTGTTCAGCGTCCGCGTAGCGGGTAACGTGACCAGTCGGAAGATTTTGGGGAGCATCGAGTACGGGTGCGCCGTGGCCGGGGCGAAGCTGATCGTGGTGATGGGGCACACCCGGTGCGGGGCGGTGGGCGCGGCCGTGGACCTCGTGTGCTCGGCCCAAACTGCGGCCGAGGCCACGGGGTGCCAGCACCTGGACCACGTCATCACCGCCATCCAGCGCTCGGTCGATCCGCACGTGTGCCACAGGGTCGAGCGCATGGCTCCGGCCGAGAAACAGGCGTTCGTGAACACGGTGGCCCGGGAAAACGTGCGCCGGTCGGTCGCGGACCTGCTCGGGCAGAGCGAGACGCTCGCGGGCCTTGTGAAACAGGGGCGGATCATGGTCGCGGGGGCGCTGTACGATGTGGCCACGGGCGGGATCGAGTTCCTGTCGGGCGCCAGTAGTGAACCGCTGCACGCGGAGTGA